In Aspergillus fumigatus Af293 chromosome 4, whole genome shotgun sequence, one genomic interval encodes:
- a CDS encoding putative Phosphoserine phosphatase codes for MRGAVLTLHSITSQYVPLTSLSTIRRTQGLPIVTMGSIELPYMQTNPKIIFFTDFDGTITLADSNDFLTDNLGYGREKRRQGNYDVLHGKASFRDAFRDMLDSVKTPFDKCIEILQENMKLDPHFIEFYYWAEENNVPIVVLSSGMKPIISALFESLLGHKPRSHLHIVSNDVESRDGKDINTVGGWKIKYHDDSHFGHDKSLEIKPYAALPEDKRPTLLYAGDGVSDLSAAAETDLLFAKKGHDLVTYCEREGMPFTTFESWETILDTTKDILSGKVSLKKVAEEGLKKVHEQGN; via the exons ATGCGCGGGGCAGTActca CCCTGCACTCAATCACCAGCCAATACGTGCCTTTAACTTCCCTATCCA CCATTCGTCGTACTCAAGGGCTACCTATTGTCACCATGGGTTCCATCGAACTCCCTTATATGCAGACCAATCCCAAAATCATTTTCTTTACTGATTTTGATGGGACCATTACACTGGCAGATA GCAATGACTTTCTG ACCGACAATCTCGGATACGGACGAGAAAAACGTCGCCAAGGGAATTACGATGTGCTTCACGGCAAAGCTAGCTTCCG TGATGCCTTCCGCGATATGTTGGACAGCGTCAAGACGCCTTTCGACAAGTGCATCGAGATCCTCCAGGAGAACATGAAACTTGACCCCCACTTTATCGAGTTCTACTACTGGGCCGAGGAAAACAACGTCCCAATTGTGGTTTTGTCATCGGGGATGAAGCCCATCATTAGTGCCTTGTTCGAGTCATTGCTGGGACACAAGCCTCGAAGCCATCTGCACATTGTTTCCAACGACGTGGAGAGCCGCGACGGCAAGGACATCAACACTGTAGGCGGTTGGAAAATCAAGTACCACGATGACAG TCATTTCGGACATGACAAATCCTTAGAGATCAAGCCATACGCCGCATTGCCAGAAGACAAGCGGCCTACCTTGCTCTATGCTGGCGATGGTGTCTCCGATCTGTCTGCTGCCGCAGAGACTGACCTTCTCTTTGCTAAAAAGGGCCATG ATCTGGTGACCTACTGCGAGCGGGAAGGAATGCCATTCACCACGTTCGAAAGCTGGGAGACGATCCTGGACACTACAAAAGACATTCTGAGCGGGAAAGTATCACTGAAGAAAGTGGCTGAAGAAGGATTGAAAAAGGTGCATGAGCAGGGCAATTGA
- a CDS encoding MRX complex DNA-binding subunit: MILSLKLNNVRSFDNTRSETIQFHTPLTLIVGYNGSGKTTIIECLKYATTGDLPPNSKGGAFIHDPKLCGEKEVLAQVKLSFKSTSGAKMVATRSLQLTVKKTTRQQKTLEGQLLMVKDGERTAISSRVAELDQIMPQYLGVSRAVLDSVIFCHQDESLWPMSEPSVLKKKFDEIFEAMKYTKAIDNIKALRKKQNEELAKYKIMEQHAKEDKEKADRAEKRSIKLQDEIESLRAETHQLSQEMRRVAELADKAWKESESYAQILGTLEGKRIEAKSLQSTIDNLKRHLVELDDPDEWLQSNLEQFESKQLQYQQQEEAQKENYMEIKDRIEQARQKLGVKQAEYGKYENDKANFERQVERRQRMTREIARSHNIRGFDNIQDQSDIDDFMRKIRKLLKEQNQALERVKREAQTELREVQSTLNEIGQRKSALQESKNAAKRQIGANDKEASNYQAKLNEIDVDEGVQAAVEANIEDISSRLNHAKDRARSASLDKEIQDMNSELHALEDEGARLNAELIEATKRAGDFARLDHLKKELKERERSLETMKAAHGERLAKYIGANWNPATLEQEFQRVLEEETRNVSNAESQRDGVNRELEQVEFNLKTSKKTLAQRQKELNSCATEIREAINEEPEEYPDALKQRQAQLDVARRDAEQSAGLGDYFMRCLETAKQVKACRLCQRAFRADAEFTVFQKRLEGLVKKAQIGVEEEDVERFEAELDAARAVSTAYDTWTRLSKTEIPDLEKEEDQYALQRDELLNQLENHDKIVSEKIEKKRDVEALSKTVNTIVRYESEIKTIRSQIQDLSSNQQDNTATRTLEDIQEEIAGIGDKTRALKKTLSKLINDREQARTEMNNLELQLRDARSKLDNVKFQLERKSDLLARIEEYKNLNNQQREAITKADRDIEELTPELLKYQAQYDDISQRVEAREREMQQGISQLSERIRQLDLATEEIDSYNERGGPSQLERSRRELQTIEAEISQLEAEQANITKEINKISAQLKDSENTKRQYSDNLTYRQATRALAEVSAEIENLAAQNAEVDRSRFKEESERRTREYNALAAKQASKMGEMKSKDDQLMQLLADWNTDYKDAASKYKEAHIKVETTKAAVDDLARYGGALDKAIMKYHSLKMEEINAIIGELWQKTYRGTDVDTILIRSDNENAKGNRSYNYRVCMVKSGAEMDMRGRCSAGQKVLASIIIRLALAECFGVNCGLIALDEPTTNLDRDNIRSLAESLHDIIRARQQQANFQLIVITHDEEFLRHMQCGDFSDYYYRVSRNEKQKSIIERQSIAEVM; this comes from the exons ATGATTTTGTCACTTAAGCTCAACAA TGTTCGTTCCTTCGACAACACCCGCAGCGAGACCATCCAATTTCACACGCCTCTTACATTGATCGTTGGCTATAATGGCTCAGGGAAGACT ACAATCATTGAGTGCCTCAAATATGCTACGACCGGCGATCTCCCACCCAACAGTAAGGGCGGTGCTTTCATCCATGACCCCAAG CTCTGTGGAGAGAAAGAAGTCCTTGCCCAAGTAAAATTATCCTTCAAGAGTACATCTGGAGCGAAGATGGTTGCTACACGGAGCCTACAACTTACAGTGAAGAAAACCACTAGACAACAGAAAACCCTCGAGGGACAGCTTCTGATGGTCAAGGATGGTGAAAGGACAGCTATCTCATCCCGAGTAGCAGAGCTGGACCAAATCATGCCTCAGTATCTTGGCGTTTCGAGAGCTGTCCTAGATTCCGTCATTTTCTGCCACCAGGATGAGAGTCTTTGGCCCATGAGCGAGCCCTCGGTGCTCAAGAAAAAATTTGATGAGATCTTTGAGGCTATGAAATATACGAAAGCCATCGACAATATCAAAGCCCTCCGGAAAAAGCAGAATGAGGAGCTGGCAAAATACAAAATCATGGAACAGCATgccaaagaagacaaagaaaaagctgATCGTGCGGAGAAAAGATCCATCAAGCTACAGGACGAGATTGAGTCCCTCCGCGCTGAAACTCATCAGCTCTCCCAAGAGATGCGCCGTGTTGCGGAACTCGCCGACAAAGCTTGGAAGGAGTCTGAAAGTTATGCTCAGATCCTAGGGACTCTGGAAGGAAAGCGTATCGAGGCAAAGAGTTTACAGTCAACAATTGACAATCTCAAAAGGCACCTTGTTGAACTTGATGATCCGGATGAGTGGCTACAATCGAATTTAGAACAGTTTGAGTCCAAACAGCTCCAATACCAACAACAAGAGGAAGCTCAAAAGGAGAACTACATGGAGATCAAGGACCGGATTGAGCAAGCCCGTCAGAAGTTGGGAGTCAAACAAGCCGAATACGGAAAATACGAAAATGACAAAGCCAACTTCGAGCGCCAGgtagaaagaagacagaggATGACAAGGGAAATTGCTCGCAGTCATAACATCCGAGGCTTTGACAATATCCAGGATCAATCTGATATTGACGACTTCATGCGAAAGATTCGGAAGCTGTTGAAGGAACAAAATCAAGCGCTGGAGCGCGTTAAGCGTGAGGCGCAAACGGAGCTACGCGAAGTACAGTCTACTCTAAATGAGATTGGGCAGCGAAAATCTGCATTGCAGGAAAGTAAGAATGCGGCCAAGCGTCAAATTGGTGCAAATGACAAGGAAGCCTCCAATTATCAAGCAAAGCTCAACGAAATTGACGTCGACGAGGGCGTCCAAGCTGCGGTTGAAGCAAACATTGAGGACATTTCATCTCGTCTAAACCACGCCAAAGATCGTGCTCGGTCGGCTTCTCTGGACAAAGAGATTCAGGACATGAACTCAGAACTCCATGCCCTCGAGGATGAAGGCGCCCGCCTCAATGCTGAATTGATTGAGGCCACAAAGCGAGCTGGGGATTTTGCCCGGTTAGATCATCTCAAGAAGGAACTCAAAGAGCGAGAACGCAGCTTGGAAACTATGAAAGCCGCACATGGCGAACGTCTTGCAAAGTACATCGGTGCGAACTGGAACCCTGCCACTCTAGAGCAAGAGTTCCAGCGCgtcctggaagaggagaccaGAAACGTCTCAAATGCCGAAAGTCAACGTGACGGCGTCAACAGGGAGCTGGAGCAGGTCGAATTCAACCTCAAGACCTCCAAGAAGACTCTGGCTCAGCGACAGAAAGAGCTCAATAGCTGCGCCACAGAAATTCGCGAAGCCATCAATGAGGAACCCGAAGAGTATCCCGATGCACTCAAACAACGACAAGCGCAGCTGGATGTCGCTAGAAGGGACGCCGAGCAAAGTGCCGGACTCGGCGACTACTTTATGCGTTGTCTTGAGACTGCCAAGCAGGTAAAAGCCTGTAGACTGTGCCAACGAGCGTTCAGGGCCGACGCAGAATTCACTGTCTTCCAGAAACGACTAGAGGGCTTGGTGAAGAAAGCACAGATTggtgtggaggaggaagatgttgaaAGATTTGAAGCCGAACTCGACGCAGCCCGTGCAGTAAGTACAGCTTACGATACGTGGACTCGCCTTTCCAAAACCGAGATTCCGGAtctggagaaagaagaagaccagtATGCTCTCCAGCGGGATGAGCTCCTGAACCAACTGGAGAATCATGACAAGATCGTCAGCGAGAAGATtgaaaagaagagagacGTTGAGGCTTTGTCAAAAACCGTCAATACTATCGTGCGATACGAGAGCGAAATTAAAACTATCCGGTCCCAGATCCAGGATCTGTCCTCCAATCAGCAGGATAATACTGCTACACGTACTCTGGAAGACATCcaagaggagattgccgGCATTGGCGACAAGACTAGAGCTCTGAAAAAAACCTTGTCCAAGCTCATAAATGATAGAGAGCAGGCACGAACTGAAATGAATAACTTAGAATTGCAGCTCCGAGATGCTAGAAGCAAGCTTGACAATGTGAAGTTCCAACTAGAGAGAAAGTCAGACTTGCTTGCTCGAATTGAGGAATATAAAAACCTCAACAACCAACAACGGGAAGCCATCACAAAGGCTGACAGAGATATCGAGGAGCTGACACCGGAGTTGCTGAAATACCAAGCTCAATACGACGATATCAGCCAGCGGGTCGAGGCCCGAGAAAGGGAGATGCAGCAAGGCATATCTCAACTGTCGGAACGCATACGCCAATTGGATCTGGCGAcggaggagattgattcTTACAACGAACGGGGTGGGCCGAGTCAGTTGGAGCGTAGTAGACGCGAGCTCCAAACGATCGAGGCTGAAATTAGCCAGCTTGAAGCGGAACAGGCTAATATTACAAAAGAAATCAATAAGATCTCGGCACAACTCAAAGACAGTGAGAACACAAAACGCCAATACTCCGACAACCTGACATATCGCCAGGCGACCCGAGCACTAGCAGAGGTGTCCGCAGAAATTGAAAACTTAGCTGCTCAGAACGCAGAGGTGGACCGAAGCCGCTTCAAGGAGGAATCAGAGCGCCGAACCCGCGAATACAACGCGCTTGCTGCCAAGCAAGCGAGCAAGATGGGAGAGATGAAGTCCAAGGATGATCAGTTGATGCAGCTTTTGGCGGATTGGAACACAGACTACAAAGACGCCGCTTCGAAGTACAAGGAAGCGCACATTAAGGTAGAGACTACCAAGGCTGCTGTTGATGATTTGGCTCGGTACGGAGGTGCTTTGGACAAAGCCATCATGAAGTACCACtcgttgaagatggaggagatcaATGCGATCATCGGAGAGCTCTGGCAAAAGACTTACAGAGGTACGGATGTTGACACGATCCTCATCCGCTCCGATAACGAAAATGCAAAAGGAAACCGATCCTACAACTATCGCGTCTGCATGGTCAAATCGGGCGCAGAGATGGATATGCGTGGACGCTGCAGTGCAGGACAAAAAGTACTCGCGAGTATAATCATTCGCTTGGCCCTGGCAGAGTGTTTCGGCGTCAATTGCGGCCTGATCGCACTCGATGAACCGACAACCAATCTTGACCGGGACAATATCCGCTCTCTCGCTGAGTCCCTGCACGACATCATTCGGGCGCGTCAACAGCAGGCAAATTTTCAACTTATTGTGATTACCCACGATGAGGAGTTCCTTCGGCATATGCAATGCGGCGACTTCAGTGATTACTATTACCGGGTCTCCCGCAATGAGAAACAGAAGTCGATCATTGAGAGACAGTCCATTGCAGAG GTCATGTAA
- a CDS encoding FAD-dependent oxidoreductase, with protein sequence MQTPRLLWCHRLHRSPNASSILVAQSQRVPFIARLQPLSPHWSVPGAIRRQMDYASTRKASVPHLVRTAAEPRQNRMYTVRLSHIDEVNPTVRLIQLTIPPHVQSLEGQDERADGESDRPQPLTFLPGQWVDVHIPGLADAGGYSITSTPADAQVLPSPGAPVESPTDEETGLPPMDPRGRAPYVELAVQHAPSNPASAWLWRPKDEIQGQELSIRIGGSFVWPPSGINLDETKRVLFIAGGVGINPLMSILSHLNNNDDGTALHHQHSDIHFFYSTKIPRSAVPSLPEKSPQAYLDQILFLSRLREIIRCQSESGRLRISLRLFLTNLHDDFAPLLSEPQQDLTIYARRLQPDDLRKALQGSDGIIRPEETVCYICAPPKMTDEVASTLRDLLRDGKERVLFEKWW encoded by the exons ATGCAAACCCCCCGACTATTGTGGTGCCACCGACTCCACCGTTCACCAAACGCATCAagcatcctcgtcgctcAGTCTCAGCGCGTGCCTTTTATTGCGCGGCTTCAACCGCTGTCACCTCACTGGTCTGTTCCGGGTGCGATCCGACGCCAGATGGATTACGCATCAACTAGGAAGGCCTCTGTGCCGCATCTGGTGCGCACAGCGGCAGAGCCCCGACAGAACCGCATGTATACCGTCCGGCTCTCACATATCGACGAGGTCAACCCGACTGTACGACTGATACAGCTGACAATTCCCCCTCATGTGCAGAGTTTGGAGGGGCAGGACGAGCGAGCTGATGGAGAG TCTGATCGACCACAACCACTTACGTTCCTACCGGGCCAGTGGGTAGACGTGCATATACCTGGCCTCGCCGACGCGGGGGGTTACAGCATCACCTCCACACCGGCAGATGCTCAGGTGCTTCCCTCGCCAGGAGCTCCCGTGGAGTCACCCACAGACGAAGAAACGGGCCTGCCGCCGATGGACCCGCGAGGCAGAGCACCGTACGTAGAACTAGCCGTGCAGCACGCCCCGTCCAATCCAGCCAGTGCATGGCTCTGGAGACCCAAGGACGAGATCCAGGGACAGGAACTGAGCATCCGCATTGGGGGCAGTTTCGTCTGGCCCCCATCAGGAATCAACCTCGATGAAACCAAGAGGGTGCTCTTCATTGCAGGCGGAGTTGGTATCAA CCCCCTGATGTCCATACTATCACATCTGAACAACAACGACGACGGAACAGCTCTACACCATCAGCACTCCGACATCcacttcttctactccacCAAGATCCCCCGGTCTGCAGTCCCGTCCCTCCCTGAGAAAAGCCCCCAGGCGTATCTGGACcaaatcctcttcctctcgcGGCTTCGCGAGATCATTCGCTGCCAGTCAGAGTCGGGCCGCCTGCGGATCTCTTTACGGCTCTTCCTCACTAATCTCCACGATGACTTCGCGCCACTTCTGTCCGAACCGCAGCAGGATCTGACTATTTATGCACGAAGACTGCAACCCGATGATCTGCGGAAGGCGCTCCAAGGATCTGATGGTATCATTAGGCCTGAGGAGACCGTCTGCTATATATGTGCGCCTCCCAAGATGACAGATGAAGTTGCAAGTACTCTTCGAGATTTGCTTCGAGATGGCAAGGAGCGGGTATTGTTCGAAAAATGGTGGTGA
- a CDS encoding metallophosphoesterase family protein yields the protein MTRRLVRTGVQLAIIAAVALLLVVILDNKFRVLPASIHGHLPTHYAGYVVTDVTVVTCSSISIFSSCKVDPKAWSRIEKDLYLRSGWTSSAYVQFQRKKEEELLASDKVVIDLKISRLIPQSSNDPHGEKIEWEQRPGGIWLKRTAKRHASDSQKAITSIDVLFGADAVDPRVGWEVKDTPLLLDSKTEELEARISIRRGDPPKTKKPTPRINENGKFKIMQLADLHLSTGLGVCRDPIPVEPVPGRKCEADPRTLEFVERLLDEEKPDFVVLSGDQVNGETSRDAQSALFKSVKLLVDRKIPYAAIFGNHDDEGNLSREQLMTILEDLPYSLSTAGPEDVDGVGNYIVEVLGRGTTAHSALTLYLLDSHSYSPDERQFRGYDWIKPSQIRWFKNTAQSLKTKHHEYSHMHMNMAFIHIPLPEYRDSSNYYRGNWSEAPTAPGFNSGFKDALEEEGILFVSCGHDHVNDYCMLNKDRDQKPSLWMCYGGGAGFGGYGGYGGYVRRVRFYDFDMNPGRVVTYKRLEYGEVEAKIDEMMIIDGGAVKGPDEHH from the exons ATGACTCGCCGACTT GTTCGGACGGGCGTGCAACTCGCTATCATCGCCGCAGTTGCATTGCTCCTTGTGGTGATTCTAGATAACAAATTCCGTGTGCTACCGGCGTCCATCCATGGCCACCTTCCCACGCATTATGCTGGCTACGTCGTTACCGATGTGACCGTGGTTACATGCTCTTCCATCAGCATTTTTTCCAGTTGCAAAGTTGACCCGAAGGCATGGTCTAGAATTGAAAAGGACCTATATCTGCGCTCTGGGTGGACATCCAGTGCTTACGTACAATTCCAacggaagaaggaagaggaactcCTCGCATCTGACAAGGTGGTGATCGACTTGAAGATAAGCCGGCTGATACCGCAATCCTCGAATGACCCACATGGAGAGAAAATTGAATGGGAGCAGAGGCCAGGTGGCATCTGGCTGAAGCGGACGGCCAAGCGCCATGCGAGTGACTCGCAGAAAGCGATCACCTCGATCGATGTCTTGTTCGGCGCGGACGCGGTTGATCCACGTGTGGGCTGGGAGGTGAAAGACActccgctgctgctggataGCAAGacggaggagttggaggccCGCATCAGCATTCGAAGGGGAGACCCACCAAAGACCAAGAAGCCCACTCCACGCATTAATGAGAATGGGAAATTTAAAATCATGCAACTAGCAGACCTTCATCTGAGCACTGGACTTGGAGTGTGTCGAGACCCAATTCCGGTCGAGCCTGTGCCCGGTCGCAAATGTGAAGCGGATCCTCGGACCCTGGAGTTTGTGGAAAGACTTCTCGATGAGGAGAAGCCTGATTTTGTTGTCCTGAGCGGTGACCAAGTCAACGGTGAAACTTCGAGAGATGCTCAGAGTGCGCTCTTCAAGTCTGTCAAGTTACTTGTCGACCGCAAGATACCGTACGCAGCCATATTTGGCAATCACGACGACGAAGGCAACCTTAGTCGAGAACAGCTTATGACCATTCTTGAAGACCTTCCTTACTCCTTGTCGACCGCCGGCCCTGAAGATGTGGACGGGGTTGGAAATTATATTGTCGAAGTTCTCGGTCGTGGGACGACCGCGCACTCGGCTTTGACTCTGTACCTGCTCGACTCCCACTCCTACTCTCCTGATGAACGTCAGTTCCGAGGCTACGATTGGATCAAGCCAAGCCAGATTCGGTGGTTCAAAAACACAGCGCAAAGCCTCAAAACAAAACACCATGAATACAGTCACATGCACATGAACATGGCTTTTATTCATATTCCGCTTCCAGAATACCGTGACTCCTCGAATTACTATAGAGGAAATTGGTCGGAGGCTCCCACCGCACCGGGGTTCAACTCTGGTTTCAAAGACGCTctagaagaggaaggaatTTTGTTCGTGAGCTGCGGACA CGATCATGTTAATGATTACTGCATGCTTAACAAAGACCGAGACCAGAAGCCGTCTCTCTGGATGTGCTACGGAGGCGGTGCTGGTTTTGGAGGCTACGGAGGTTATGGTGGCTATGTCCGTCGCGTCCGATTCTATGATTTTGACATGAACCCCGGCCGTGTTGTGACGTACAAGCGACTTGAATACGGCGAAGTAGAGGCCAAAATTGACGAAATGATGATCATTGACGGAGGCGCAGTGAAGGGACCTGACGAACACCATTGA
- a CDS encoding GATA transcription factor LreB, translating to MEIAPPESDTVRLNKTYALQHERDTQDTMDVQTAPRSIPSTESSNNYSNAILQDAEPQPSLDATTEQVWVQRALAEMTDMLLLLRRDGTVLYASPSCKWITGYESKQIERDALSRFIHDDDKSVFTRQLEECIATARPLRCQFRFYKPNNTFCVIDAHGHPHIKNENNTCNGVFLVCRPYPTKSSALLDSFLEHKIENIRLNQRISQLRAEEEEDTNASRQTYLKQISGPSAQRQNLPPFGSYDATGSGEENESSDTVNTDDGEPGSLLESTMRQAQDMTHIDGIEMMTGLRYREGERSHGLSTGMRQGCLVNCDIDTATIEQQVQSAQEIDRRKRLKGEYLCTDCGTSDSPEWRKGPDGPKTLCNACGCNAVGQEREETSGIKLSINPGI from the exons ATGGAAATCGCTCCTCCGGAGTCGGACACTGTGAGATTAAACAAGACATACGCATTGCAGCACGAGAGAGACACTCAAGATACAATGGATGTGCAAACGGCTCCGCGGTCAATTCCTAGCACTGAAAGCAGCAACAATTATTCGAATGCCATTCTCCAAGATGCCGAACCGCAGCCATCTCTTGATGCCACTACAGAACAGGTTTGGGTACAGCGTGCCCTCGCCGAAATGACGGACATGCTCCTCCTCCTACGTCGCGATGGCACCGTTCTCTACGCTTCGCCATCCTGCAAGTGGATTACCGGATACGAATCAAAGCAGATCGAACGTGACGCCCTATCCCGCTTCATTCACGATGACGACAAATCCGTCTTCACCCGTCAACTCGAAGAGTGCATCGCCACGGCCCGTCCGCTCCGGTGCCAATTCCGCTTCTACAAGCCGAATAATACGTTTTGCGTCATAGACGCGCACGGTCATCCACATATCAAAAACGAGAATAACACCTGCAACGGTGTCTTCCTAGTCTGCCGGCCGTATCCCACCAAGAGCTCGGCGCTACTCGATTCCTTTCTCGAACACAAGATCGAAAACATCCGGCTAAATCAGCGCATCTCACAGCTCAgggcggaagaggaggaagatacAAATGCAAGTCGACAGACATACCTCAAGCAAATTTCGGGGCCCTCTGCCCAGCGCCAGAACTTGCCTCCATTCGGGTCCTACGATGCCACCGGCTCAGGCGAGGAGAACGAGTCGTCCGATACGGTCAACACCGATGATGGAGAACCAGGGTCGCTTCTTGAAAGCACTATGCGACAGGCACAAGACATGACCCACATCGACGGAattgagatgatgacaggGCTGCGTTACCGCGAGGGCGAGCGGTCTCATGGTCTTAGCACGGGCATGCGCCAAGGCTGTCTCGTCAATTGCGATATTGATACGGCCACCATTGAGCAGCAAGTTCAGAGCGCACAGGAGATTGACCGAAGGAAAAGATTGAAGGGGGAGTATCTGTGTACAGACTGTGGGACCTCTGATTCCCCAGAATGGAGAAAGGGACCGGACGGTCCAAAGACCCTGTGTAATGCCTGCGGTTGTAA TGCGGTGGGccaagaaagagaggaaacGTCAGGAATCAAACTGAGCATCAACCCTGGAATATAA
- a CDS encoding tRNA (adenine-N(1)-)-methyltransferase gives MARLFQSLRRALGLTPSKPVPKFSGSIDTNFSYFREGDRVVVHGKTPSLTKPLRRGQKTDVRRGVLEHDSIIGQRVRDLVKAHKGPDYRLSLPTLDEYVSMTPRLVTPIYSADANLIVSLLDIHVTPPAEGSQEQPPLEILESGTGHGSLTLHLARAIQAANSVPPPLPPKSQIQYLQGRPIRPGTDAEKADPKSTSNTIQESPDGFVEQQTEQQQQQQQQQWDAWRAHRRAIIHTVDVSPKFSAHAEKIVRGFRRGIYAGNVDFYVGHVENWIAEQKKVRASRSLLSSSPTVEPFLSYAILDMPSAHLRIPHVAPILKRDGILVVFMPSVTQVGDCVDLIRREKLPFILEKVVELGSGISSGRFWDVRFAVKKSRADPSSWTEAADSAETEEDSSDAAIENVPAAPEGAARQDDSVLVCRPKVGTRIVGGGFVGVWRRIEDSSRE, from the exons ATGGCTCGTCTTTTTCAATCTCTGCGCCGAGCCTTGGGGCTGACTCCCTCTAAGCCCGTTCCAAAATTTTCGGGGTCAATCGACACGAACTTTTCTTATTTTAGAG AGGGCGACAGGGTCGTTGTTCATGGCAAAACTCCATCATTAACGAAGCCCCTTCGAAGAGGGCAGAAGACCGATGTGCGACGAGGAGTTCTGGAACACGATAGCATCATTGGTCAGCGAGTGCGAGATCTTGTAAAGGCGCACAAGG GCCCTGACTACCGACTCAGCCTTCCGACCCTCGACGAATATGTCTCCATGACACCGCGACTGGTTACACCA ATCTATTCCGCAGATGCCAACTTGATTGTCTCCCTCCTTGATATCCACGTCACCCCCCCAGCAGAAGGATCTCAGGAACAGCCGCCATTGGAAATCCTCGAGTCCGGCACGGGTCATGGCTCCCTAACTCTGCACCTCGCGCGCGCGATCCAAGCAGCCAACTCAGTTCCACCTCCTCTCCCACCGAAGTCTCAGATCCAATACCTGCAGGGACGACCGATCCGCCCCGGAACCGACGCGGAAAAGGCAGACCCCAAATCAACCAGCAACACCATCCAAGAATCACCAGACGGATTCGTCGAGCAGCAAACtgagcaacaacaacagcagcaacagcagcaatgggACGCCTGGCGCGCCCACCGACGAGCCATCATCCACACCGTAGACGTGTCCCCCAAATTCTCCGCCCACGCCGAAAAGATCGTCCGCGGGTTCCGCCGCGGAATCTACGCCGGTAATGTCGACTTCTACGTCGGCCACGTGGAGAACTGGATCgcagagcagaagaaagtCCGCGCGTCGAGATCCCTTCTCTCGAGCAGCCCCACAGTCGAGCCGTTCCTCTCCTACGCTATCCTCGACATGCCCTCCGCGCACCTGCGCATCCCCCACGTCGCCCCCATCCTGAAACGAGACGGCATCCTAGTCGTGTTCATGCCAAGCGTGACCCAGGTCGGTGACTGCGTGGACCTCATCCGGCGGGAAAAGCTCCCCttcatccttgagaaggTTGTGGAGCTCGGCTCCGGCATTAGCAGCGGTCGGTTCTGGGATGTGCGGTTTGCCGTGAAGAAGTCGCGTGCTGACCCGTCTTCGTGGACTGAGGCCGCGGACTCGGCAGAGACCGAGGAAGACTCTTCTGACGCTGCCATAGAAAATGTACCTGCCGCTCCTGAAGGAGCTGCAAGGCAAGATGATAGCGTGCTGGTCTGCCGGCCTAAAGTCGGGACCCGGATCGTGGGCGGAGGTTTCGTCGGCGTGTGGAGAAGGATAGAAGATTCATCGAGGGAGTAG